A region of the Variovorax sp. 54 genome:
CGAGCTTGAGCTGGTTGATCAGGTCGATGCCGAAATTGCAGTGCATCGACTCGTCGCGCAGGATGTACTGGTACTGCTCGGCGGCGCCGGTCATCTTGTTCTGGCGGCCCAGCGCAAGAATTTGCGTGAAGCCGACGTAGAAGAAGAGGCCTTCCATCAGGCAGGCGAACACGATGAGCGACTTGAGCAGCGTCTGGTCGGTCTCGTGCGTGCCGGTCTTGAAGAGCGGGTCGCTGATGGCGTCGATGAACGGGAGCAGGAACTGGTCCTTCTCGCGGATCGACTGCACTTCGTTGTAGGCGTTGAAGATCTCGCTCTCGTCCAGGCCGAGCGACTCGACGATGTACTGGTACGCGTGCGTGTGGATCGCTTCTTCAAATGCCTGGCGCAGCAGGAACTGGCGGCACTCGGGGGCCGTGATGTGGCGGTAGGTGCCCAGCACGATGTTGTTGGCGGCGAGCGAATCGGCGGTCACGAAGAAGCCGAGGTTGCGCTTGACGATGCGGCGCTCGTCTTCGGTCAGGCCGTTCGGGTCTTTCCACAACGCGATGTCACGCGTCATGTTCACTTCCTGCGGCATCCAGTGGTTGGCGCAGGTGGCGAGGTACTTTTCCCAAGCCCACTTGTACTTGAACGGCACCAGCTGGTTGACGTCGGTCTGGCCGTTGATGATCCGCTTGTCGGAAGCCTTGACGCGCTGGCCTGCAGCGGCAGCCACCGGTGCGGTGGCAGTGGCGGGTTGTGCAAGCGACGAAGTCGGAGCGGCGACCGCGCGACCTGCGGAAGAACCGCTGGTCGATGCGTGGTGCTGCTGCAATCCTTGTTGCATATCCTTTGGTAAGGAGGGCTTGACTTCTTCGTCCCAGGTCAACATAGAAAAATCCAATGCGCAATTATCGGAGCAACGATGTGAGTTGCAAAGTGCTCGTTCACATCGTGCGCCATTTATGGGGTTGTTATGTTGCTCGCATGCATCGCGCGACGTCAGTCAATGCCTTGATTGATTGAACGTCGCGCGCTTTTTACTTGTGCGAGCACCTCGCTGATCGATCGAAGCGTCTGGTGTGTTGACGCTTCACTTGCACATCACTGGCAGGCTTCGCAGGTCGGATCGTCGACACCGCAGAACGCGATGTCGGTGGCGGGCATTGCGCTCATCTGTGCCTGCGCTGCAGCAGCGGCGGCTTCGAGTGCGCTCATGCCCGAGGGTGCGTCGTTGCCCGACGACACCGCGTTGAGACGGCCCGATTGCACCGTCGACTTTTCTGCGTGCGTCGCGCTCTGCGTGCGCAGGTAGTACGTGGTCTTCAGGCCGCGCAGCCACGCGAGCTTGTAGGTGTCGTCGAGCTTCTTGCCCGAGGCGCCGGCCATGTAGATGTTCAGCGACTGCGCCTGGTCGATCCACTTCTGGCGACGCGAGGCGGCTTCGACGAGCCACGTGGTTTCGACTTCGAACGCGGTGGCGTACAGCGCCTTCACGTCTTGCGGCACGCGGTCGATGGGGCGCAGCGAACCGTCGAAGTGCTTCAGGTCCATGACCATCACGTCGTCCCACAGGCCCAGGCGCTTCAGGTCGCGCACCAGGTAGTGGTTGATGACGGTGAACTCGCCCGACAGGTTCGACTTGACCGACAGGTTGCCGAAGCAGGGTTCGATGGAAGCGTCAACGCCGATGATGTTCGAGATGGTCGCGGTCGGAGCGATGGCCACGCAGTTCGAATTGCGCATGCCCTGGGTCTTGATCTTCTGGCGCAGCGCGTCCCAGTCGAGCGTGGACGAGCGGTCCACTTCGACGTAGCCGCCGCGTGCCTTCTCGAGCAGGTCGAGCGTGTCGATCGGCAGGATGCCCTTGTCCCACAGCGAGCCCTTGTAGCTCGAGTACTTGCCGCGTTCACGTGCCAGGTCGGCCGACGCCGAGTACGCGTGGTAGCAGATGGCTTCCATCGACTCGTCAGCGAACTGCACGGCTTCTTGCGAGGCGTAGGGAATGCGCAGTTCGTACAGCGCGTCCTGGAAGCCCATCAGGCCCAGGCCGACCGGACGGTGGCGCAGGTTGGAGTCGCGCGCCTTCTTCACGGCGTAGTAGTTGATGTCGATCACGTTGTCGAGCATGCGCATCGCGGTCGAGATCGTCTTCTGCAGCTTGACCTGGTCGACCTTGCCGTCCTTCAGATGCTGCAGCAGGTTCACGGAACCCAGGTTGCACACGGCGGTTTCGGTGTCGCTGGTGTTCAGCGTGATCTCGGTGCACAGGTTCGACGAGTGCACCACGCCGGCGTGCTGCTGCGGCGAGCGCACGTTGCAGGCGTCCTTGAACGTGATCCAGGGATGGCCGGTCTCGAACAGCATCGTGAGCATCTTGCGCCACAGGTCCGACGCCTGAATGGTGCGCGCGGGCTTGATGTCGCCGCGGGCAGCCTTCTCTTCGTAGGCGACGTAGGCCTTCTCGAAGTCGGCGCCGAACAGGTCGTGCAGGTCAGGCACGTTGGAGGGCGAGAACAGCGTCCAGGTGCCCTTTTCCATCACGCGGCGCATGAAGAGGTCGGGGATCCAGTTGGCGGTGTTCATGTCGTGCGTGCGGCGGCGGTCGTCGCCGGTGTTCTTGCGCAGCTCCAGGAACTCCTCGATGTCGAGGTGCCAGGTTTCCAGGTACGTGCAGACGGCGCCCTTGCGCTTGCCGCCCTGGTTCACGGCCACGGCCGTGTCGTTCACCACCTTCAGGAACGGCACGACGCCTTGCGATTCGCCGTTGGTGCCCTTGATGTGGCTGCCCAGTGCGCGCACGCGGGTCCAGTCGTTGCCCAGGCCGCCGGCGAACTTCGACAGCAGCGCGTTTTCCTTGATCGACTCGTAG
Encoded here:
- a CDS encoding ribonucleotide-diphosphate reductase subunit beta; amino-acid sequence: MLTWDEEVKPSLPKDMQQGLQQHHASTSGSSAGRAVAAPTSSLAQPATATAPVAAAAGQRVKASDKRIINGQTDVNQLVPFKYKWAWEKYLATCANHWMPQEVNMTRDIALWKDPNGLTEDERRIVKRNLGFFVTADSLAANNIVLGTYRHITAPECRQFLLRQAFEEAIHTHAYQYIVESLGLDESEIFNAYNEVQSIREKDQFLLPFIDAISDPLFKTGTHETDQTLLKSLIVFACLMEGLFFYVGFTQILALGRQNKMTGAAEQYQYILRDESMHCNFGIDLINQLKLENPGLWTAEFKAEIKDLFMKAVELEYKYAEDTMPRGVLGMNASMFKGYLRYIANRRAQQIGLETLFPNEENPFPWMSEMIDLKKERNFFETRVIEYQSGGALSWD
- a CDS encoding ribonucleoside-diphosphate reductase subunit alpha; this translates as MQTALNTPSTPRAVPATPQQQQDTAGSPTGQNLAHYQIIRRNGAVVPFEPNKIAIAMMKAFLAVHGTQGAASASVRETVDVLTQGVIRAMVRSRPGGGTFHIEDVQDQVELGLMRGGHHEIARAYVLYRERRTQERSKQGEQDLPAAPVLHVLDNGERVALDLNELKGLIESACENLGDSITAAPIVAETMRNLYDGVPLDEVYKASILAARTLIEKDPDYTFATARLLLHTIFKEIIGREVMPVDRATAYADYFPQFIKKGVDNELLDEKLLQYDLPRLGAALKAERDNQFDYLGLQTLYDRYFLHVRKSRIELPQAFFMRVAMGLSLNEIDREARAIEFYEVLSSFDFMSSTPTLFNAGTLRSQLSSCYLTTVPDDLDGIYESIKENALLSKFAGGLGNDWTRVRALGSHIKGTNGESQGVVPFLKVVNDTAVAVNQGGKRKGAVCTYLETWHLDIEEFLELRKNTGDDRRRTHDMNTANWIPDLFMRRVMEKGTWTLFSPSNVPDLHDLFGADFEKAYVAYEEKAARGDIKPARTIQASDLWRKMLTMLFETGHPWITFKDACNVRSPQQHAGVVHSSNLCTEITLNTSDTETAVCNLGSVNLLQHLKDGKVDQVKLQKTISTAMRMLDNVIDINYYAVKKARDSNLRHRPVGLGLMGFQDALYELRIPYASQEAVQFADESMEAICYHAYSASADLARERGKYSSYKGSLWDKGILPIDTLDLLEKARGGYVEVDRSSTLDWDALRQKIKTQGMRNSNCVAIAPTATISNIIGVDASIEPCFGNLSVKSNLSGEFTVINHYLVRDLKRLGLWDDVMVMDLKHFDGSLRPIDRVPQDVKALYATAFEVETTWLVEAASRRQKWIDQAQSLNIYMAGASGKKLDDTYKLAWLRGLKTTYYLRTQSATHAEKSTVQSGRLNAVSSGNDAPSGMSALEAAAAAAQAQMSAMPATDIAFCGVDDPTCEACQ